A window of Vigna unguiculata cultivar IT97K-499-35 chromosome 4, ASM411807v1, whole genome shotgun sequence contains these coding sequences:
- the LOC114182006 gene encoding proteasome subunit alpha type-3: MSSIGTGYDLSVTTFSPDGRVFQIEYAAKAVDNSGTVIGIKCKDGVVLGVEKLIPSKMMLPGSNRRIHSVHRHSGMAVAGLAADGRQIVARAKSEATNYDSVYGEPIPVKELADRVASYVHLCTLYWWLRPFGCGVILGGYDRDGPQLYMVEPSGVSYRYFGAAIGKGRQAAKTEIEKLKLADMTCRQGVIEVAKIIYGVHDEAKDKDFELEMSWVCDDSNRQHVKVPDDLLEEAKAAAKAALEEMDAD, encoded by the exons ATGAGTAGCATCGGAACCGGTTACGATCTATCGGTCACCACGTTCTCCCCTGATGGCCGCGTTTTCCAGATCGAGTACGCTGCCAAAGCCGTCGACAACAGCGG AACTGTTATTGGGATCAAATGCAAAGACGGAGTTGTGTTG GGTGTAGAGAAGCTTATTCCGTCGAAAATGATGCTTCCGGGTTCAAACAGAAGAATACACTCGGTTCATCGTCACTCTGGGATG GCTGTAGCAGGATTAGCAGCTGATGGCAGGCAAATTGTTGCCCGGGCCAAGTCTGAAGCAACTAACTATGACAG CGTTTATGGTGAACCAATTCCTGTTAAGGAACTCGCTGACCGTGTGGCTAGTTATGTGCACCTTTGTACTCTATATTGGTGGCTCAG ACCTTTTGGATGCGGTGTCATACTTGGAGGTTATGACAGGGATGGGCCCCAGTTGTATATGGTTGAACCTTCCGGTGTTTCCTAT AGATATTTTGGTGCTGCAATTGGGAAGGGCAGGCAGGCTGCTAAAAC AGAGATTGAGAAGTTGAAGCTTGCTGATATGACTTGTCGACAAGGGGTTATTGAAGTGGCTAAGAT tatataTGGAGTTCATGATGAGGCAAAGGACAAAGATTTTGAACTAGAAATGAGCTGGGTATGTGATGATTCAAATCGACAACATGTAAAG
- the LOC114180573 gene encoding uncharacterized protein LOC114180573, producing the protein MEEWRCRKFEGGLRHELRRFIVPLRVKKIPVLVEQAKSVEQLEMGPNRPAGSGGNSASTRKCYACDQPGYFASRCPNKKTTTGARPPSSSSDRPRAAGRVFALTSTEATQSSSLILDFCLLLGNRVLVLFNSGASHSFISHDCVKNLGLSTRDLGCELIVSTPASGQVSTNSACVRCSIEVEGR; encoded by the exons ATGGAGGAGTGGCGTTGCAGGAAATTTGAAGGTGGCCTAAGGCATGAACTGAGGCGCTTCATTGTACCGTTGAGGGTCAAGAAGATTCCTGTCTTGGTCGAGCAGGCCAAGAGTGTGGAGCAGTTGGAGATGGGACccaacaga CCTGCAGGTAGTGGGGGAAACAGTGCTAGCACTCGCAAGTGCTATGCGTGTGATCAGCCGGGGTACTTTGCCAGTCGGTGTCCTAATAAGAAGACTACCACGGGAGCACGACCTCCATCATCTTCGTCAGACAGGCCTAGAGCAGCAGGCCGAGTCTTTGCTTTGACCAGCACAGAGGCCACTCAGTCAAGTAGTCTTATACTCGACTTTTGCTTATTGTTGGGTAACCGGGTGTTAGTGTTGTTTAATTCAGGAGCTTCGCACTCCTTTATATCTCATGACTGCGTGAAGAATTTGGGATTGTCGACTCGTGATCTGGGATGCGAGTTAATAGTCTCAACACCAGCATCTGGACAGGTTTCAACTAATTCTGCCTGTGTTAGATGCTCGATAGAGGTAGAGGGCAGGTGA
- the LOC114180574 gene encoding uncharacterized protein LOC114180574 — protein MRQRQWMEFLKDFDFELLYHRGKANVVVDGLSRKAIHASHMMVKELDLERQLSDPKLQRIVALLGTEKAKDFMIGGDWVLRFRDRVCIPKDLEVKGMILEKGHKSHFRMHPDMTKMYHDLKESFWWLSMKQDVARYVSSCLTCEKAKTEHQRPGGMLQ, from the exons ATGAGACAGAGACAATGGATGGAGTTCTTGAAAGACTTTGACTTCGAGTTGTTGTATCATCGGGGAAAGGCGAATGTGGTGGTTGACGGCTTAAGTAGAAAAGCAATTCACGCATCTCATATGATGGTCAAGGAGTTAGACTTG GAAAGGCAACTATCTGACCCCAAGCTGCAGAGGATAGTGGCATTGCTTGGCACCGAGAAAGCCAAAGACTTCATGATAGGAGGTGATTGGGTGTTAAGGTTCAGAGACAGGGTTTGCATACCTAAAGACTTAGAGGTGAAAGGTATGATTCTTGAGAAAGGACACAAAAGCCATTTTAGAATGCACCCAGAcatgactaaaatgtatcatgaTCTGAAGGAGTCTTTCTGGTGGTTGAGCATGAAACAGGATGTTGCTCGGTATGTGTCGTCGTGCTTGACCTGTGAGAAGGCTAAGACAGAGCATCAGAGACCTGGAGGGATGCTACAGTAG
- the LOC114180575 gene encoding uncharacterized protein LOC114180575, with translation MTGVEAAGSGSLIIESCVISSRLVRTSIVCTRCLIEVEGHKYRVNLICLPLDGLDIILGMDWLSANRILIDCNEKKVLFPNLEDEDLNIETLVVRDFSYVFLEDVPGLPPSGEIEFSIDLVSEAGPVSITPYRMALVELVELKKQIEELLEK, from the exons ATGACGGGTGTAGAGGCGGCCGGATCAGGTAGTCTCATCATCGAGTCTTGTGTGATTTCTTCTAGGTTAGTTAGAACCTCAATAGTGTGTACTAGGTGTTTGATTGAGGTTGAGGGACACAAGTATAGGGTAAACCTTATCTGTTTACCTCTAGATGGGTTAGATAtaatcttgggaatggattggctatctgccaatcgcattctcATTGATTGCAACGAGAAAAAAGTGTTGTTTCCTAACTTGGAAGATGAAGATCT AAATATTGAAACACTTGTGGTAAGGGACTTCTCATATGTGTTCCTTGAGGACGTGCCTGGCTTACCCCCTTCTGGGGAGATAGAGTTCTCCATTGATCTGGTGTCGGAAGCAGGGCCAGTGTCTATAACACCCTACCGAATGGCTCTTGTTGAACTAGTTGAGCTGAAGAAACAGATCGAAGAGCTGCtagaaaaatag
- the LOC114180576 gene encoding uncharacterized protein LOC114180576 has product MKSARLAVKATQQRHLEALHKLRENRSTAGSSQAPLPRVQEWSLKDFLQHHPSRFNGKTSPDGAYQWMHDMERIYDAKRCPVHNRLAYTEYFLAGEAVHWWSSMKMMLEDNREPITWELFKKKLYAEYFLDSVRYAKEVEFLQLMQGDMLRGDLKLMVAQLSIKEFPSLVENERVIEKLKVEVEAQQRSQQKVGGPSGSTSKHDDRRKPYPKPQP; this is encoded by the exons ATGAAGTCTGCAAGACTAGCAGTAAAGGCGACTCAGCAGAGGCACTTGGAAGCCTTGCATAAGCTAAGAGAAAATCGTTCAACAGCCGGTTCTTCCCAAGCTCCACTACCACGAGTGCAAGAATGGAGTTTGAAGGATTTCCTACAGCATCATCCATCCCGTTTTAATGGCAAGACTAGCCCGGATGGAGCTTATCAGTGGATGCATGATATGGAACGAATCTATGATGCAAAGAGATGCCCTGTACATAACAGATTAGCATACACTGAGTACTTTCTTGCTGGAGAGGCCGTGCATTGGTGGTCCAGTATGAAGATGATGTTGGAAGATAACAGGGAACCCATCACTTGGGAGCTATTTAAGAAAAAGTTATATGCTGAGTACTTCCTAGATAGTGTGAGGTATGCAAAGGAGGTTGAGTTCTTGCAACTGATGCAAGGAGACAT GCTGAGAGGTGATCTCAAACTCATGGTGGCTCAACTCTCTATCAAGGAATTCCCTTCCTTGGTGGAGAATGAAAGAGTGATAGAGAAGCTTAAGGTTGAGGTTGAAGCTCAACAGCGATCTCAACAGAAGGTgggaggaccatctgggtcTACGAGCAAACATGACGATAGGAGGAAGCCATACCCTAAGCCTCAGCCTTAG